In Marispirochaeta aestuarii, the following are encoded in one genomic region:
- a CDS encoding DUF1284 domain-containing protein, with the protein MLFAYAKILPTLRDKIAADAGVIHHDSRLKIKMELRIHHIFDIIRDIGKGKILEKHEYGHSYHIIAKKILNEEFEIIKIVVKSDDVCRGCVKLYDGKCIDIIDHRNDFTKKDEFNNYLDNRIIKVLEINNCDTFTFKEILQLTEEYLKNIEFIYEGNDILHTQERKKNVEKGILKLKN; encoded by the coding sequence GTGCTTTTTGCTTACGCAAAAATCCTGCCAACCCTTCGGGACAAAATTGCAGCTGATGCGGGCGTTATACACCACGATAGCAGGTTAAAAATAAAAATGGAATTAAGAATACATCATATATTTGATATTATTAGAGATATAGGAAAAGGTAAAATACTCGAAAAACATGAATATGGACATTCTTATCATATTATTGCTAAAAAAATATTAAATGAAGAGTTTGAAATAATTAAAATTGTTGTAAAGAGTGATGATGTATGTAGAGGCTGCGTAAAATTATATGATGGAAAATGTATAGATATTATTGATCATCGCAATGATTTTACAAAAAAAGATGAATTTAATAACTATTTAGACAATAGGATTATAAAAGTTCTAGAAATTAATAATTGCGATACTTTCACATTTAAAGAAATATTACAGCTGACTGAAGAATATCTAAAAAATATAGAATTTATTTATGAAGGTAATGATATATTACATACTCAAGAAAGAAAAAAGAATGTAGAAAAAGGTATATTGAAATTAAAGAATTAA
- a CDS encoding META domain-containing protein, which yields MHSAGIVSVPVPLEGETWLLQEFDGRTAPFPTVDQVPYIQFGTEKSQFNGFAGCNLFFGEYRAADDGSLSLGPTGSTRRYCAEADWEHMFFLALERTVSYRIEGEELHLLNENDEVLVRFLRGK from the coding sequence ATGCATTCTGCGGGGATAGTTTCTGTTCCGGTTCCTCTTGAAGGCGAAACATGGCTCCTTCAGGAATTTGACGGACGCACTGCTCCTTTTCCAACGGTGGATCAAGTGCCGTATATTCAGTTCGGGACGGAAAAAAGTCAATTCAACGGCTTTGCCGGCTGTAATCTTTTTTTCGGCGAGTATCGTGCCGCGGATGACGGCAGCCTCTCGCTGGGGCCGACAGGTTCCACCCGGCGCTACTGTGCCGAGGCAGACTGGGAGCACATGTTTTTTCTTGCTTTGGAACGTACTGTTTCCTACCGCATCGAAGGAGAAGAACTGCATCTGCTGAATGAAAACGACGAGGTTCTTGTCCGTTTCTTGCGCGGGAAATAG
- a CDS encoding PIN domain-containing protein, with product MILIDTDICIELLRGNKKVIEKRKEENDTIAVSFMTVSELYYGAYKSNKPSHNTSLVEEFILTVNVIQSSLRISKRFGDLKSKLQREGILIEDADIFLAATCLETCEKLITGNIKHYNRIDELKIENWIR from the coding sequence ATGATTTTGATAGATACCGATATATGTATCGAGTTACTACGAGGCAACAAAAAGGTTATAGAGAAACGAAAAGAAGAAAACGATACAATAGCAGTATCTTTCATGACTGTATCAGAACTCTATTATGGCGCGTACAAATCGAATAAACCTTCACATAATACTTCTTTGGTAGAAGAATTTATTCTGACGGTAAATGTAATCCAGAGTTCCCTTCGAATATCAAAGAGATTTGGTGATTTGAAGAGCAAACTACAAAGAGAAGGAATACTGATAGAGGACGCCGATATATTTTTAGCAGCAACATGCCTGGAGACTTGTGAAAAACTCATTACCGGAAATATAAAACATTACAATCGGATAGATGAGCTAAAAATAGAAAATTGGATAAGATAA
- a CDS encoding diaminopropionate ammonia-lyase, with translation MKNSVPDIEWIIKQRTSKNTGIAKKMFPLEVSRTARKFHRQIPGYKMSPLRALPNLAQMFGVGGILVKDESLRLELNSFKVLGGSFALYRFIQEKIGIDDKLMNFDYLTSQEVTGKLGDLTFASATDGNHGRGLAWAAQRLGFKCVIYVHSGTSIRRIDAIKSYGARVEVITGNYDDAVRQIVVDAGKYGWEIISDTSWEGYTKVPTWIMQGYTTMTAEIQEQLSAQGLTKPSHIFVQAGVGALAAAVIGYYHSLFGQEAPRCIVVEPENAACLYHTARVDDGRIHSIDGKLDTIMAGLACGEPSSIAWDVLKDTADAFVSVPDYIAARGMRIYATPLAGDPFIVSGESGAVTLGALVSILKENGVEELRDFLGIDEDSQILFLNTEGNTDPIQFRRIIWDGSKPVPQEYWIETD, from the coding sequence ATGAAAAACAGTGTTCCCGATATTGAATGGATCATAAAGCAGCGGACATCGAAAAACACAGGGATTGCAAAGAAAATGTTCCCCCTTGAGGTATCCCGGACGGCCAGGAAGTTCCACCGGCAGATACCAGGCTACAAGATGAGCCCTCTACGAGCGCTGCCCAACCTGGCCCAGATGTTCGGAGTCGGAGGGATTCTGGTAAAGGACGAATCATTACGCCTGGAGCTCAACAGTTTCAAAGTTCTCGGCGGTTCCTTTGCGCTCTACCGTTTTATTCAGGAAAAAATCGGTATTGATGATAAACTGATGAACTTCGACTATCTTACATCCCAGGAAGTAACCGGAAAGCTCGGAGACCTTACCTTTGCCAGCGCTACCGACGGGAATCACGGCAGGGGACTTGCCTGGGCGGCTCAAAGGCTGGGTTTCAAGTGCGTTATTTATGTTCATTCCGGAACAAGTATTCGGCGTATCGATGCAATAAAGAGTTACGGCGCCCGGGTGGAGGTGATCACGGGTAATTACGATGACGCGGTGCGTCAGATTGTGGTCGATGCCGGGAAATACGGCTGGGAGATAATAAGCGACACCAGCTGGGAAGGATATACAAAGGTCCCGACCTGGATAATGCAGGGCTATACAACCATGACGGCGGAAATTCAGGAGCAACTGAGCGCCCAGGGCCTGACCAAACCTAGCCATATTTTTGTGCAGGCCGGAGTCGGAGCATTAGCGGCGGCGGTTATCGGTTACTATCACAGTCTGTTCGGTCAGGAGGCTCCCCGATGCATTGTCGTAGAACCGGAAAATGCGGCATGCCTTTACCACACGGCCCGGGTCGATGACGGAAGAATCCATTCCATCGACGGAAAACTCGACACCATCATGGCCGGCCTGGCCTGCGGCGAACCCAGTTCGATTGCCTGGGATGTTCTCAAGGACACCGCCGATGCTTTTGTGTCTGTTCCCGATTACATTGCCGCGCGAGGAATGCGGATATACGCCACCCCTCTGGCGGGAGACCCCTTTATCGTCAGCGGCGAGAGCGGAGCGGTTACCCTGGGAGCACTGGTCTCCATTCTAAAGGAAAACGGCGTGGAGGAGCTGCGGGATTTTCTGGGTATCGATGAAGACAGTCAGATCCTTTTTCTAAATACCGAAGGCAATACCGATCCCATACAGTTCCGGCGGATAATCTGGGACGGGAGCAAACCCGTGCCCCAGGAATACTGGATAGAAACGGATTAG
- a CDS encoding FitA-like ribbon-helix-helix domain-containing protein yields the protein MASITIRNIPDSILRRIRTLSEIEKRSINSELLILIENGLNKEIETKETGTLILSKESQIKMWESMSGTWEDIRSTEEIIEDIYSHRTKGRAVDL from the coding sequence ATGGCAAGTATTACGATACGAAACATACCAGATTCGATTTTAAGGCGCATTAGAACTTTATCCGAAATAGAAAAACGCAGTATCAATAGTGAACTTCTGATACTGATAGAAAACGGCTTGAATAAGGAAATAGAAACCAAAGAAACAGGTACGCTTATTCTATCAAAGGAGAGTCAAATCAAAATGTGGGAAAGTATGTCAGGAACCTGGGAAGATATTCGCTCAACCGAGGAAATCATAGAAGATATCTACAGTCATAGAACAAAGGGGAGAGCGGTAGATCTATGA